In Aegilops tauschii subsp. strangulata cultivar AL8/78 chromosome 3, Aet v6.0, whole genome shotgun sequence, one genomic interval encodes:
- the LOC109775117 gene encoding glycosyltransferase BC10-like, translated as MASSTAKHMPALHSGSVLPNVVTMLLLLSIGFVLGMVCTANFHESYLPPFLQPLPSLLRSPSPPPPVTELPSQSPSPSPETACVVGPPLPSPPSQQPTPSPPAILGFADFLAPSGGLMHNMTDDELLWRASMVPRVARVPWRIVPKVAFLFLVRGDLPLRPLWEKFFAGHEGLYSIYVHASPAYTGSPPADSVFYGRMIPSQNTSWGDMNLVDAERRLVATALLDLANARFALLSESCIPLLPFPAVYAFLTGSNASFVDSYVDGARHAPFFTQHNVTLAQWRKGSQWFEMDRAIAVEVVAEEQFMAVFRGNHGVANMEEHYLPTLVTLLGWGARNANRTLTYAKWRAGAWHPASYGGRAVTPELLEGMRRGNGECGYRSKDGGGAVEFCFMFARKFSGDALGKLLELAPKVMGFG; from the exons ATGGCCAGCAGCACGGCCAAGCACATGCCAGCCCTCCACTCAGGGAGCGTCCTCCCCAATGTGGTCACCATGCTGCTGCTCCTCTCCATCGGCTTCGTCCTCGGCATGGTGTGCACCGCCAACTTCCACGAGTCCTACCTCCCTCCTTTCCTGCAGCCGTTGCCATCTCTCCTACGGTCGCCGTCACCCCCGCCGCCGGTGACAGAGTTACCCTCACAGTCGCCCTCGCCATCACCGGAGACAGCGTGCGTCGTCGGCCCACCGCTGCCCTCTCCACCCTCACAGCAGCCGACGCCGTCCCCGCCGGCGATCTTGGGGTTCGCGGACTTCCTCGCGCCGAGCGGCGGCCTCATGCACAACATGACCGACGACGAGCTGCTCTGGAGGGCGTCCATGGTGCCCAGGGTGGCCCGCGTGCCGTGGCGCATCGTGCCCAAGGTGGCATTCCTATTCCTCGTGAGGGGGGACCTGCCGCTGCGACCGTTGTGGGAGAAGTTCTTCGCCGGACACGAGGGGCTCTACTCCATCTACGTGCACGCGAGCCCCGCCTACACCGGCTCGCCGCCGGCAGACTCCGTCTTCTACGGCCGCATGATCCCAAGCCAG AACACCAGCTGGGGCGACATGAACCTGGTGGACGCGGAGCGGCGACTGGTGGCAACGGCGCTGCTGGACCTCGCCAACGCGCGGTTCGCGCTGCTGTCGGAGTCGTGCATCCCTCTCCTGCCCTTTCCGGCCGTCTACGCCTTCCTCACCGGCTCCAACGCCAGCTTCGTCGACAGCTACGTCGACGGCGCGCGGCACGCCCCCTTCTTCACCCAACACAACGTCACCCTCGCGCAGTGGCGCAAGGGGTCGCAGTGGTTCGAGATGGACCGGGCGATCGCCGTGGAGGTCGTCGCCGAGGAGCAGTTCATGGCCGTGTTCCGCGGCAACCACGGCGTCGCCAACATGGAGGAGCACTACCTGCCGACACTGGTGACCCTGCTCGGCTGGGGCGCGCGCAACGCGAACCGGACCCTCACGTACGCCAAATGGCGGGCGGGAGCCTGGCACCCAGCGAGCTACGGCGGGAGGGCCGTCACGCCGGAGCTGCTGGAGGGGATGAGGCGAGGGAACGGGGAGTGCGGCTACCGCAGCAAagacggcggcggggcggttGAGTTCTGCTTCATGTTCGCGCGCAAGTTCTCCGGGGACGCGCTCGGCAAGCTGCTCGAGCTGGCTCCTAAGGTCATGGGGTTCGGCTGA